From a region of the Falco cherrug isolate bFalChe1 chromosome 9, bFalChe1.pri, whole genome shotgun sequence genome:
- the LOC129736787 gene encoding P2Y purinoceptor 4-like, whose translation MDCVAQSLHPAIPALGTLLLLGCILLNGTTLWVFCFRIKQWDSGMILQFSLVLGDVLVIPATPLRISYFSLGNQWPFGQFLCQFEVFLQSIHMYSSIYFLTLICVHRYFVIVRYKSKSVWKKKSFLRKLCFFIWLILFVQGLPFFFFLKTSIVSGSAKCLSIYQSELASFYYSYNMVLVVFSFLLPFAISLTCGALLGAAIAKAATKSSRGKKMKSRSLQIITVSLVIFAICFGPLHILRTVGVVVKYYGMSCKLLHQVEFAYYISWLFTIANTCLDPLIYVFANVKFKKSFADSFRKCWSTK comes from the coding sequence ATGGACTGCGTGGCCCAGAGCCTGCACCCCGccatccctgccctggggacccTTCTCCTGCTGGGCTGCATCCTGCTGAACGGCACAACCCTCTGGGTGTTCTGCTTCCGCATCAAGCAATGGGATTCAGGCATGATCTTGCAGTTCAGCCTGGTCCTGGGAGACGTCCTGGTCATCCCTGCTACTCCACTGAGGATTTCTTACTTCAGCCTCGGCAATCAGTGGCCATTTGGGCAGTTTCTCTGCCAGTTTGAAGTCTTCCTGCAGAGCATCCACATGTACAGCAGCATCTATTTCCTGACACTCATCTGTGTTCACCGGTACTTTGTCATCGTACGGTACAAGAGCAAGTCCGTCTGGAAGAAGAAGAGCTTTTTGAGAAAACTGTGCTTCTTCATCTGGCTCATCCTCTTTGTCCAAGGactgcctttcttcttcttccttaaGACTTCAATTGTCAGTGGCTCAGCAAAATGCCTAAGCATTTATCAGTCAGAATTGGCCTCTTTTTACTACTCCTACAACATGGTTTTGGTCGTGttctctttcctcctgcccTTTGCCATTTCCTTGACTTGCGGAGCTCTGTTGGGAGCTGCCATTGctaaagcagcaacaaaaagctCCAGAGGcaagaagatgaaaagcaggTCTCTGCAGATAATAACAGTGTCTCTGGTGATTTTTGCCATCTGCTTTGGCCCCCTGCACATCTTGAGGACTGTTGGCGTCGTTGTGAAGTACTATGGCATGTCTTGCAAGCTCTTGCACCAAGTGGAGTTTGCCTATTACATCAGCTGGCTGTTCACCATTGCAAACACCTGCCTGGATCCCCTGATTTATGTGTTCGCTAATGTCAAGTTTAAGAAGAGTTTTGCTGACTCCTTTCGCAAATGCTGGAGCACCAAGTGA
- the LOC102057417 gene encoding glutamine synthetase gives MSVSHSSRLNKLVREQYMRLPQDGLVQVTYVWIDGSGEGVRCKSRTLDKEPKNIEDVPEWNFDGSSTAQAEGSNSDMFLVPVRMFRDPFCLDPNKLVLCEVLKYNRKPAETNLRHTCKKVMDLVKDSHPWFGMEQEYTLLGINGHPYGWPDNGFPGPQGPYYCGVGADKVYGRDIVESHYKACLYAGVKICGTNAEVMPSQWEFQVGPCEGIEMGDHLWMARFILHRVCEDFGVVATLDPKPMTGNWNGAGCHTNYSTEEMRREGGLKYIEAAIEKLSKRHDYHICVYDPRGGRDNSRRLTGHHETSNIFEFSAGVANRGASIRIPRQVGQDGYGYFEDRRPAANCDPYAVTEAIMRTTVLNETGVETKDYADP, from the exons ATGTCGGTGTCGCAcagctccaggctgaacaaactgGTGCGGGAGCAGTACATGAGGCTGCCCCAGGATGGGTTGGTGCAGGTCACCTACGTCTGGATCGATGGCAGCGGCGAGGGTGTGCGCTGCAAAAGCAGGACCCTTGATAAGGAACCCAAGAACATTGAAG ATGTCCCGGAGTGGAATTTCGATGGCTCCAGCACGGCGCAGGCAGAGGGCTCCAACAGCGACATGTTCCTGGTGCCTGTCCGCATGTTCAGGGACCCTTTTTGCCTGGACCCCAACAAGCTGGTGCTCTGTGAGGTGCTGAAGTACAATAGGAAACCTGCAG AGACCAACCTGAGACACACGTGCAAGAAAGTCATGGACTTGGTTAAGGACAGCCACCCCTGGTTTGGGATGGAGCAGGAGTACACGCTGCTGGGCATCAATGGCCACCCCTACGGCTGGCCTGACAACGGCTTCCCCGGCCCGCAGG gCCCCTATTACTGTGGGGTTGGAGCAGATAAGGTGTACGGGCGTGATATTGTGGAGTCCCACTACAAGGCATGTCTCTACGCGGGGGTGAAGATCTGTGGCACCAATGCAGAGGTGATGCCTTCCCAG TGGGAATTCCAGGTGGGACCGTGCGAAGGCATTGAGATGGGCGATCACCTCTGGATGGCTCGGTTCATTCTCCACCGTGTCTGCGAGGACTTTGGGGTTGTGGCTACTCTGGACCCCAAACCCATGACTGGCAACTGGAACGGCGCCGGGTGTCACACCAACTACAGCACCGAGGAGATGCGGAGGGAAGGGGGTCTCAA ATACATTGAAGCTGCCATTGAGAAGCTGAGCAAGCGGCATGACTACCACATCTGCGTCTACGACCCGCGAGGCGGCAGGGACAACTCCCGGCGGCTCACCGGCCACCACGAGACATCCAACATCTTCGAGTTCTCTGCCGGTGTGGCCAACAGAGGTGCCAGCATCCGCATCCCACGTCAGGTCGGACAAGATGGCTACGGCTACTTTGAGGATCGGCGGCCGGCGGCCAACTGCGACCCCTACGCGGTCACCGAGGCCATCATGAGGACGACGGTGCTCAATGAGACCGGGGTGGAGACCAAGGACTATGCTGACCCCTGA